The Kocuria turfanensis genome contains the following window.
ACCCCCGTCGCTCACCCGCTGTGAAAGGCCGTCCCGAGGACTCGGGGCGGCCTTTCGTCGTTCCCGCCCCGGCTCGCGCAGGGGCGAAGCCCCCGGCAAGTCGAAGGAAGTGCGTCATGGCCATCCGCCCCGTGGTGATCACCGGCAACCCCGTCCTGCACCGCCCCGCCGCCAAGGTGACGGCGTTCGACGACGCGCTGCGCGCCCTCGTCGAGGACATGTACGAGACCATGGACGCCGCCCACGGCGTGGGTCTGGCCGCCCCGCAGATCGGCGTGGGCCTGCGGATCTTCACCTACGCGTTCCCGAACGACGACGGGGTCCCGCCGCGCGGGGTGCTCGTGAACCCCGTGCTGACCCTCGGCCGGGTCTCCCAGGACGCCCCGGACCCGGACGAGGAGTCCGAGGGCTGCCTCTCCGTGCCCGGCTACAGCTGGCCGCTCAAGCGCGCGGACTGGGTCCGGGTGGCCGGGGTCGACACCGCGGGAGCGCCGGTGGCCTTCGAGGCCAACGGCTGGTTCGCCCGGGTGATGCAGCACGAGTACGACCACCTGGACGGCAAGCTCTACCTGGACCGGCTCAACGACAAGTGGGCCCGCAAGGCCCGCAGGGCGGTCAAGGCGGAGGGCTGGGGCCGGGACGGCCACAGCTGGACCCCGGGGGTCGACGAGGACCCGTTCGGGCACTGAGCCGGCGGGGACGGCTCAGTCCCCGGGCAGCACCAGCACGAGCTCCCCGGCCGAGCGGGCCGTGGGCTCCCGGAGCTCCGCCCGCCAGCGCTCCCCGGCTGCCGCCAGCAGGTCCTGCGGCGTCGCGACGCACTCGCCGCCGGCGGCGCGCTGCACCAGGTGACGGGCGAGCAGCCCGCGGGTGTGCTTGGCCATGTGCGAGACGACCGTGCGCGTCCCGCCCCGCTCCCGGACGACCTTGACCCCGACCGTCCGCTCCCGGGGAGCACGCCAC
Protein-coding sequences here:
- the def gene encoding peptide deformylase, coding for MAIRPVVITGNPVLHRPAAKVTAFDDALRALVEDMYETMDAAHGVGLAAPQIGVGLRIFTYAFPNDDGVPPRGVLVNPVLTLGRVSQDAPDPDEESEGCLSVPGYSWPLKRADWVRVAGVDTAGAPVAFEANGWFARVMQHEYDHLDGKLYLDRLNDKWARKARRAVKAEGWGRDGHSWTPGVDEDPFGH